In Microplitis mediator isolate UGA2020A chromosome 2, iyMicMedi2.1, whole genome shotgun sequence, a single window of DNA contains:
- the LOC130663190 gene encoding uncharacterized protein LOC130663190, with protein MRKTLVNALLLPHINYCAAVYRGIGSGDDLKLQRLVNKEVRYILGLPWDSPITQARVSLVWLFVSMARALAVLIIVRMALIERAPSYLTKRLAVYSASRLLRNQADSNRLIIPNHRTQAYKFAFAVAAPYLWNGLPEALRSIRNASTFKTGLTSWLRTTDESCATKFIST; from the coding sequence ATGCGTAAAACTTTGGTAAATGCTCTTTTGCTACCTCATATCAATTACTGTGCAGCTGTTTATCGTGGCATTGGCTCTGGTGATGACCTTAAACTTCAGAGGTTGGTAAATAAAGAAGTCAGGTATATTCTGGGTCTGCCCTGGGACTCACCTATCACCCAAGCCAGAGTAAGTCTAGTTTGGCTCTTTGTTAGCATGGCCAGAGCACTTGCGGTCTTAATAATTGTACGTATGGCTCTTATCGAACGTGCACCTTCCTACCTAACTAAACGGTTGGCAGTATACTCTGCATCCAGGTTGTTGAGGAATCAGGCAGACTCTAATAGATTGATCATACCTAATCATCGCACTCAGGCTTACAAATTCGCATTTGCTGTTGCAGCTCCATATCTTTGGAACGGCTTGCCAGAAGCCCTGAGGTCGATACGCAATGCCTCGACGTTTAAAACTGGGTTGACATCCTGGCTGCGGACGACTGACGAGTCATGCGCGACAAAATTCATTTCAACGTGA
- the LOC130663191 gene encoding uncharacterized protein LOC130663191 — protein sequence MRILGVKHLRTTPYHPASNGLVEFLRRQLKAALLCHNDTWFDALPAVLLGLRAAWKEDLQATPAELVYGEPIHTPGELLAPSNKHADAPGVSRDLKAHFNNLAPAETSRQGIRFVFCFSDLKTCTQVLVRNNQIGPSSLAPYEGPFEVIARHDKYFIVNHKRANTAILIDRMKPVYFVNDVK from the coding sequence ATGCGAATCCTAGGAGTCAAACACCTTCGCACGACGCCATATCACCCAGCTTCCAACGGTTTGGTAGAGTTTCTACGCAGACAACTCAAAGCCGCACTGCTATGTCACAATGACACCTGGTTCGACGCCTTGCCTGCCGTCTTGCTCGGGCTTAGAGCAGCCTGGAAAGAAGATCTACAAGCCACACCCGCTGAGCTTGTATACGGTGAGCCAATTCACACACCAGGAGAACTATTGGCTCCCTCAAATAAACACGCGGATGCACCAGGTGTTTCACGAGACCTAAAAGCACATTTTAATAACCTGGCACCGGCCGAAACATCGCGTCAGGGAATacgttttgttttttgtttcagTGACCTGAAAACCTGTACCCAAGTTTTGGTGCGCAATAACCAGATCGGACCATCCTCCTTAGCACCCTACGAAGGTCCATTCGAAGTCATCGCTAGACACGATAAATACTTTATCGTAAATCACAAGCGTGCTAACACGGCGATCTTAATAGATCGTATGAAACCAGTTTACTTCGTCAACgacgttaaataa